From Streptomyces zhihengii, the proteins below share one genomic window:
- a CDS encoding class I SAM-dependent methyltransferase gives MDRSIRTVEDVLALLDGLFAPDADRWSEGGADWWDGFYADRDRPVPFFVAKPDENLVSYLERGLVAPGGRALDLGCGPGRNAIRLAEAGFEVDAVDLSPTAIAWAEERAREAGADIRFHRADVFEAALDGPYDLIHDSGCFHHLPPHRRISHLALLDRVLAPGGHFSLTCFASGAMGSELPDREFYREGRLRGGLAYTPDALRRIFSGLHEVELRRMRDEPEGSRHFGEPFLWTGLFRRAA, from the coding sequence ATGGACCGCAGCATCCGCACCGTCGAGGACGTGCTCGCACTCCTCGACGGCCTGTTCGCGCCCGACGCCGACCGCTGGAGCGAGGGCGGTGCCGACTGGTGGGACGGCTTCTACGCCGACCGCGACAGGCCCGTGCCGTTCTTCGTCGCCAAGCCGGACGAGAACCTGGTCTCGTATCTGGAGCGGGGGCTCGTCGCGCCCGGCGGCCGTGCGCTCGACCTCGGCTGCGGGCCGGGGCGCAACGCGATCCGCCTCGCCGAGGCGGGGTTCGAGGTGGACGCCGTCGACCTCTCCCCCACGGCGATCGCCTGGGCCGAGGAGCGGGCCCGGGAGGCCGGCGCGGACATCCGCTTCCACCGCGCCGACGTCTTCGAGGCCGCCCTCGACGGCCCGTACGACCTGATCCACGACTCGGGCTGCTTCCACCATCTGCCGCCGCACCGGCGGATCAGCCATCTCGCGCTGCTCGACCGGGTCCTCGCGCCCGGCGGCCACTTCTCGCTGACGTGCTTCGCGTCCGGCGCCATGGGATCCGAGCTGCCCGACCGGGAGTTCTACCGCGAGGGCCGCCTCCGGGGCGGCCTCGCCTACACCCCCGACGCGCTGCGCCGGATCTTCTCCGGCCTCCACGAGGTCGAGCTGCGGCGGATGCGCGACGAGCCGGAGGGGTCCCGGCACTTCGGTGAACCGTTCCTCTGGACGGGGCTGTTCCGCCGGGCCGCCTGA
- a CDS encoding serine/threonine-protein kinase, which yields MVQGVDGSGLPERIGGYAVERELGAGGMGTVYLARSRGGRAVAVKVARPELASDPHFRERFRAEVAAARSVGGFHTAPVVDADPDAAAPWLATAYIPGPTLSALIADGGPMDEARLRRLGAALAEALAAIHACGLVHRDLKPGNIIMAEDGPRVLDFGIARALESTRLTATGTAFGTPGFLAPEQAQGQEVGGAADVFALGAVLVAAAGGSAFGAGTPMGLMYRSVHEPPDLGAVPEGLRPAVAACLAKEPGGRPTPESLLDLFLPDPAAHPPTVALPPPPSYAPYGASPFGPPPHGATPFGTPPHGAAPFAGTPSAAAPYGAAPPTAGPYGAAPPYHQAPTAPFPPDGAEPVFMAVDPRASVLIDASGVALSTDEHHLHFSWPEIGTVQYAPEGPKHLRVVVRLRDGAVHHCLLTARRRSRLQEWLEDLPLILECYL from the coding sequence ATGGTGCAGGGTGTGGACGGCTCGGGCCTGCCGGAGCGTATCGGCGGGTACGCCGTGGAGCGGGAGTTGGGCGCCGGCGGCATGGGCACCGTCTATCTGGCGCGCTCGCGCGGCGGGCGTGCCGTGGCCGTGAAGGTGGCCCGCCCCGAACTCGCCTCCGACCCCCACTTCCGTGAGCGGTTCCGCGCCGAGGTCGCCGCCGCGCGCAGCGTGGGCGGCTTCCACACGGCCCCGGTGGTGGACGCGGACCCGGACGCGGCGGCCCCCTGGCTGGCCACGGCGTACATCCCCGGGCCGACGCTCTCCGCCCTGATCGCGGACGGGGGCCCGATGGACGAGGCCCGGCTGCGGCGGCTGGGCGCCGCCCTCGCCGAGGCGCTGGCCGCCATCCACGCCTGCGGGCTGGTGCACCGGGACCTGAAGCCCGGCAACATCATCATGGCCGAGGACGGCCCCCGGGTCCTGGACTTCGGGATCGCGCGGGCGCTGGAGTCGACCCGGCTGACGGCCACCGGGACGGCCTTCGGGACCCCGGGGTTCCTGGCGCCCGAGCAGGCGCAGGGGCAGGAGGTCGGCGGCGCCGCCGACGTGTTCGCGCTGGGCGCCGTGCTGGTGGCGGCGGCGGGCGGCAGCGCCTTCGGAGCGGGCACGCCGATGGGGCTGATGTACCGGTCGGTGCACGAGCCGCCGGACCTCGGGGCGGTGCCGGAGGGGCTGCGGCCGGCCGTGGCGGCGTGCCTGGCGAAGGAGCCCGGCGGGCGGCCCACGCCGGAGAGCCTGCTGGACCTGTTCCTGCCCGATCCGGCCGCCCACCCGCCCACGGTGGCGCTCCCGCCGCCGCCCTCCTACGCGCCGTACGGGGCCTCGCCGTTCGGGCCTCCGCCGCACGGCGCCACCCCGTTCGGAACCCCGCCGCACGGTGCGGCCCCGTTCGCCGGGACGCCGTCCGCCGCCGCCCCTTACGGTGCGGCGCCGCCCACCGCCGGACCGTACGGCGCGGCGCCGCCGTACCACCAGGCGCCCACCGCCCCCTTCCCCCCGGACGGCGCCGAGCCCGTGTTCATGGCCGTCGACCCCAGGGCCTCGGTCCTGATCGACGCCTCGGGCGTCGCGCTGAGCACGGACGAGCACCATCTCCACTTCTCCTGGCCCGAGATCGGCACCGTCCAGTACGCGCCCGAGGGGCCCAAGCACCTCCGCGTCGTCGTCCGCCTCCGTGACGGCGCCGTCCACCACTGCCTGCTGACGGCGCGCCGCC